The sequence CTTTCCCACTTGCAATATCTCGACCTTAGTTGGAATAATTTGAAACTTGTCCAAAATCTTGAATGGCTTTCTCATCTTGTTTCAATAGAACACCTTGATCTGAGTAATTTGAATCTTAGTGTAGCCAATGATTGGCTGAAAGTTGTTAGTGGTCTCCCTAACCTATCAGAGTTGTGGCTATATAATTGTTCTCTTCCTCTTGCCACTACATCTCCTCTTTTGCATATTAATTCCTCTAAATCTCTTACTTATCTTGATCTCTCTAACAACCCTTGCATCAATTCCTCCATATTCTCTTGGTTGTTGAATTCTAGTACCAACCTTGCTTATGTTGATCTCTCATCTAATCAATTACAAGGTTCAATTCCAAATGTTTTCAGCGACATGAATTCTCTTGAGCGACTCTATCTTCATGATAATCAATTTGAAGGTGGCATTCCAAAATCCCTTGGAGATATATGTACTTTACATTTATTGTATTTGTCGTCCAACAATCTCAATGGACAAGTTCTTGAATTCTTCCACAACTTGCAAGGATGCACAAAAGATTCATTAGAGAGCTTacatttaggtgggaatcaaaTTAAGGGGCCAATGCctaaatttgcaaaatttccatCATTGAGAGAGTTAGATCTTtctaacaataaattttatgggTCTGTGGCTGAAAAAATAGAAACTCTATATAAGTTAGAGTTTTTGGATCTTCGTTCAAATATGTTGGAAGGCGTTATCTCTGAAGCCCTACTTTCAAATTTTCCGAATTTGTATTATTTACAATTATCTTCTAATTCTTTCACTTCAAATTTCAGCTTTGATTGGATTCCCCCTTTCCAATTGAATGACTTATATTTGAGATCTTGCAAGTTGGGTCCTCATTTTCCAAATTggataaaaactcaaaaaaaccTTATCTTCCTCGATCTCTCCAATACTAGAATTTCAGATACCATCCCTACTTGGTTCTGGAACATGCCTTTTGAGTTACATTATTTGAATTTGTCTCAAAACGAAATCAAGGGTAGGTTGCcaaatatatacaatatattttcAAACCTTGCCATACTAGATTTCAGTTCAAACAGATTTGAAGGCCCACTACCAGCAGTTTCTTCTAATTTGACCTCATTAAATCTctccaaaaataagttttcgGGGTTAAATTCATTTATGTGCTCAATTACTGGGGGTATGATGCACCTTGACCTCTCAAGCAACAATCTATCTGAAGAGATCCCTGATTGTTTCATGCATTGGCAagaacttgaaattttgaatttggccCACAATAAATTGTTTGGGGAAATTCCACGCTCTATAGGTTCTTTAATGCGGCTTATAGCATTGGACTTGAGCAACAATAGCTTGTCTGGGGAGTTGCCTGGCTCCCTCCAGAATTCCACTATGTTAAGATTTATGAACTtgagagagaataaattatCTGGGAGGATACCAGCTTGGATAGGGGAAACAATGTCCTCATTGATCATTCTTAGCCTTAGATCCAATAAATTCCATGGAAGCATAGGGTTACAGATTTGTTTGCTAATCCATATTAAATATTTAGACTTGtctcaaaataatatttctgGAACCATTCCACACTGCCTCAATAATTTTACTGCAATGGCTCACAAAATTTCAGATGTTATGACTGACAAGTACTCAACTTGGAATGGCCCTGAATATAGTTTTTATACTGATTATGGAAAATATAGTGACAACAGTCTCAATATAATTGTTGGTTGGAAAGGAAATGTGTATGAGTATGGAAAGAATTTTGGAGAAATGAGGAGCATTGATCTTGCAAACAACAAATTGACCGGAAATATTCCAGAAGGGATATCCAGCCTCATAGAATTGAAAGCATTGAATTTATCAGGAAACATGTTGACTGGAATAATCCCTAAAAACATTGGTAAGTTGGAACAATTGGAATCTTTGGATTTGTCGAGAAATCGGTTTTCTGGTTCATTACCTGCTAGCATGGTTGGTTTACATTATTTGGGCTATCTTGACTTGTCCTATAATAAATTATCGGGAAGAATTCCAACAGGCACTCAAATCCAGTCCTTCAACCCTAGCAAATTCATGGGTAATGCTGGACTTTGTGGACCTCCCCTTATAGAAAAGTGCCCAGAAGATGTAACATCCAACGTTGGAGGCAGTAAAAACCATCAAGAAGATCAAGATGGAGGAAGTAAAAACCATCAAGGAGATCAAGATGAATTCTGGAAGTGTCTTTATGTTGGTACAGGGTTTGGATTCGCTGCTGGTTTTTGGGGGGTCTGTGTCTCTTTAATATTGAACCGTTCTTGGAGACATGCATATTTCCTAATGTTGATCAACCTGAAGGATTGGTTGTACGTGACAATAGTGGTGCATACTAAAATATTGCTAAAGATGTTTCACAACTAGGGCTATCACAACTTCACTAAAGGTTTGCGAAAAAATTTCGAACTCAGTTATATGTTTCTATCTATTTCTTCTGTTggattgattttaattttgcaaACTAATGACTATTGTTTAACCTTGTAGGAGATCTCCTGCCTTTGATATTACGTCCTATTCATTCGCTTAAGATATCATGCTGGGGTGCAAGCTTTAAAGAAGACTTTCGAATTCCAATGTCAGTTTGTGtgtgtaatatatatatgtaaaattttgtgtgtaCTAGGCAAGAGCTGGAATTGCCAtcaatgaaattttgttttatattcgATTAATGATCTGGTTTCATTTGAATAGGTTAGTTGGCGTTCAAGTTTGACATAGGTTGAATGGTAATTCTACGGatttcaaatcttttatgaACTTATTTTCCCATGTTAAAGTTTAATCTGGATCTAAAATGTGCCACCTCTTTTAAAAAGCCAATAACCTAACTCCAATAGCAAAATTAATTGTAGCTATGCCAACCAAACATtaatagcataaaaaaaatattatcgaTAACTCTGCCTGAGATGGGAAAGGGAAAAAGAACGAGGCTGGCTAGTGATTCTAGTTTTATATtcctactttatatatatatatatatataggtgaaaatggccaaataccaccatTTTCAGAAATTTGTAGCAAAAAAGCACTGTTTTGAAACttattagggaaataccacttttatggtactcgagtttggcGAAATCGAGTACCATTTGGAACCCAAGTTTAAGAAACTCAAATTCCTAGAAGTTTTGCCATCGTGGCATTGCTGAGGTGGAAATTGGgtgattaagaaaaataatgtggtactcgagcttggtatattcaagtaccatgcaacacaatactcgaTTATACCAGGCTCGAGtaccttttataaataaaatattgtttattttatttctacgATACTTGAGCTCACCAAGCTTGAGTaccttgtaactttttttttttttttttggtattatcgacaaataaacataaacataaacataaaatgatgtttattttatttctacagtactcaaatctgcttactgcatttataaaatttgtttttcacattaattaaaactttcactgttttatcaatgcagaaaaatagattcgattattgtgaaatttaaacatgaaaaagcattcagattttgCGTTTAAATTCAGAagacacgatttcactaggtgttttatgagaaaacaatgaacagaaaataatttacgcagaaaaaagagtgaatttttttttttaaataatgctgaacagaaaataattttatgtagaatgctagaaatagtttatgcagaaaacagtgaataatttttatgagaaaatagtgaatagttttacttaatgtagaaattaaattcatattttgaaattaaaatctctatattttacaatgcttctatttaaataaataaaaacataaaaaagctacttatttttatgtttatgtttatttgtcgataatcccaaaaaaaagaaaagaaaaagaaaaagaaaagttacaaGGTACTCAAGCTTAGTGAGCTCGAGTActgtagaaataaaataaacatcattttatgtttatgtttatttgttgataatcccaaagaaaaaaaaaagttacaagatacttgagcttggtgagctcgagtaccgtagaaataaaataaacaacatattttatttatatttataaaaggtACTCGAGCTTGATATACTCGAGTATTGTATTGCATGGCACTCGAGTaaaccaagctcgagtaccacattattttttttatttgcccAATCTCCACCTCAGCAATGTCACTATGGCAAAACTTTTCGAGTTAAActtaaactcgagtaccataaaagtggtatttccctaataaGTTTCGAAACAGTTCTTTTTTGctacaaatttttgaaaatggtggtatttggccattttcacctatatatatataaacatttcTTTTATCTGCTTTTGTTATGTGGATGGAGGAGGAAGTTTTTCCAATAAGAAAATAGTATTTCAAACATCATAATGAGTGTGTCGGTATTATAATACTATGCACGCAAAACACATTGTGATAACATACAAAATTCAGtcaatttatttcaaaatgaatGGATATAATTTTAAGAACTCTTACTGTCACGTCCCAAACCCGATACCTAAATTTGTGACCATGATTAGCATGTTAATATCAAACTTGAATCTGATATTAATAAGAACAAACTAAACTTTTAAACAAAAGCTTTCccctttcttttcattcttatttctttactttcttggtataaaattttcacttaaaattCAGAGCATCTACACTATACTCAAGGAATAACATAATCCACCAGTCATTCAATTTCCACACTTTCGCATAATACATCTCTAATTACACTAAAATATACAACTCAAATCAAAagatcctaaaatacacaatactaTAGAGCTAAACATCAAATTGCTAAATTAGGATCTAtacttttaaaactaaaaccagctcCCTCCAAAACTCGACTAAGACTCCCTCTGCTCTAGAATAAAACCTGTtgactgaaagagtggaaggggtgagtTACACAGCTCAGTAAGGGTAAGTtacacaaaaatttaataagaatgcatgtaaatcaaatcatttcatttcatttctagCCGACTCTTGTCTTGCAATAGCTCCATTGTTTCTAGCACTTCCAGCTGGCTTTTTTCTTGCCATAGCCCCATAGTTTCTAGCACTTCTTGccaactcttttcttgcaattGCTCCATTGTTTCTAGCACTTCCAACTGACTCTTTTCTTGCAATAGCTCTATAGTTTCTAGCACTTCTAGCTGATTCTTCTCTTGTAAAAGCTCCATTGTTTCCAAAACTTCTAGCCATATGTAGAATTCCTTCAAATTGTCTTAAACAAGGTTATAaagagtaggaaaaaaaaaatctttctcatAATATGTGACCTACAATACATGCAAAACAAGAATTcttaattgaaatattaaaagcAAGCAAGAGTgcaccataatttttttttaatgattaatcatgctaattaataataatctctctctctctctctctctctctctctctatatatatatatatatatatatataaaaccgaagcttctgaaactctcaaaattttccacatcagcacaatttaaaaaattaaaattaaaattaaaaactctatttCACTCAATAACAAAACTGGATAAAAGCCAAGCATTCTAGGTTTTCTCTAACGCAACCCACTACAACCTTCCCTCTCtcaaacgtttttttttttttttttttttttttccctcctcaAACCCTAGATGTAAGACTTCCCTTCTCTTCCTTGCTCCATGATAGTCCCTACATTCCAACCAACACTCCCAAATCAATGCTTCTTGATTGCCCATCAGACTTAACGGGAGGCCTAGGACAAGTATCATGGTGCTAAAGGTGGTGTTTTTACAAATCTAAATCTACAACTAACAAACCCTAATCTTGGTATGTCCCTTTTTTCATCtttaaggttgtgtttggttcgtgtaaaagcatttccggaaaatatttcattttctgGAAATACTATTTTtcggaaaggaaaatgtttctatgtgtttggttgcatttcaacaaaattttccgaaaaatattttctggtgtttggaaaagaagaaggaaaacacaaatccagaaaaacacaagccacaacctagaaaaaaatcataaacgACGACAAATCCAGTCCGACAACTGCGCCGTCAATCGCGATCTGAGATCGCGCATCGCGATCGACAgtgcgatctcgcgaagcgtcgatcacgagatcgcgatctcggatCTTCCTCTCTCACGCGCGGTCATCGGTTCTTCCTCTCCCGCGCACGGTTGTCAGACTGGATCGCAATCTCGGTCGCGGTCGTCGGTTCTTCCTCTCTTGCAcacttgctctctctctctctctctctctctctctctctctctctctctctctctttttccggaaatactttgaagtgaaaatgaaagtgTAGAATGATTTCCATAGtcaaatccattttttttcagTCAACGAAAATCAATTTtcggaaaatagaattttccgaaccaaccaaacacccccatttccggaaaagcatttccgaaaatgattttcacccaaaacaaacacaccctaagttTTTCTAATACTTCTGTTTTTGCTTAATGGTTTTtctctagtatttttttttttttgttattattattattattgctccATGATAGTCCCTGCATTCCAACAAACATTCCCAAATCAATGCTTCTTGATTGCCCATCAGACTTGACGGGAGGCCTAGGACAAGTATCATGGTGCTAAAGGTGGTGTTTTTACAAATCTAAATCTACAACTAACAAACCCTAATCTTGGTATGTCCCTTTTTTCATCTAAGTTTTTCTAATACTTCTATTTTTGCTTAATGGTTTTTCtcgggtaatttttttttttttgggtattttccCAAGTCCCAGACTAGCATCGAAATCCCACGACGGATAAAACACTTAGATAATGTCGATGTTTGTCTTCTCTATGTGAGGTTACAATTTGGCCGTGATACAGGAGCAAGGGTAATCATAAACCTATTGAAGTTAGGGCAAATAGGTAGTATATCTCCAATCTTCTTTTACAAAATAGGATAATAATAGAGCATGAGATACATTGAAGAATTGAGAACAAATAGTATAAATTGATTGAACACATCTCCATACGAAGAGAACACTTGACGgctttcattaatttgttttatttttttaatttattttaggttttacaaaacatACGTTTTGGTAGTCCCACAATgttaaacatcattttttttttattaattaatttattaaatcaatTACTACTCTTCACACTGAAGAGTTTTAAATCAATTACTCAATAACATAGAGTTTCAAACTGACTATTACTTAGTAACATGGAAAGTTTTAAACCAACTATTACTCAACAACATGGAGAATTTTAAACCAAACTAAAGAAGTTTGACTATTTTGGTTGTCCCACAATTTTACtcattattgttttattaatttattaattaattatgtcaaAATGAGAGTTTTGAATTGACCACTACTCAGCCCACTGAAGAGTTTTAAATCAATTACTACTCAACAACGTGTAGAGTTTTAAACCAAACTGACCTACTACTGTATATACAATACTACACTAAAACCTTCTATGCGGTTAACTCTCTCTACCATTTCTATCCTTTTGTTTTTACAAGGCGCTAGAGTTTTTACAGATGGAGTAAATGCTAAAAAGAAGCTAAAAGGTAATGGATGTCACTaaaatatcttgattttttattctcacgtacatctttgtttttttggatgaatactTTGTgttataaaatgttatttttatattactttatttgtgttttttttccctaaaagcCTCGAtgaaacttagaaatttctttttgtcaacattgttgttttattttgttgttccATATTTTATAAAACTTTAAATATGATAGAAATATAAATAGTGCACCTTTGTttcatctttatatatatatatatatatatatatatatatacacacatacatgcacacacacacatacaatttggttttttttttttttttttcaaaatatgtgtATCTTCatttcatataataaatattgatttttattcattttcaactAATATATGTACAAACTATACTTTCATAAGATTTTATCCCGTgtattgcacgggttagcgactaattATTACTAATTATCAAGTAATGGTTACAAAAGGGAGCATTTTAATTAGCAGTATTTCAACCAAGTACACCATACAATCTTTATGTTAAATCATATAGAAAGTAAATCACATACCTATTTACAAGCACACAACTCACATGTCATTTCTTAATTACACACATGCTAGAATTACAATAAGCACATGGCTAATTGATCATGATCTGATCCTACTGCTTGCATGTACCAGACAACCTAGAATACTACTAACTATAACCTAGGACAATGCACACTATAACCTAGCTTGATGCTGCCAAAGACTTCATTCTCAATGCAGCAGTACTTGTGTGGAATGGCAGCAACAAGGCAAGGCCACACCTTCAGACTTCAGTTGCAGCAGCACATCAACACATCATAGTTCTACAAAGAATAGTCTCAAGAGTGGGTTCTCAATACAAGCCAAAACTTTCAGATTCATTATAGCATGATTACTGACATTCTAAGACATGAGACAGGTActtatttttccaaaattaattCTATCCATGGAATAAATCTAAAGGCTAAAATATTGAGCGTAAGTTGTCACAATGAAAAGTACTAAAGTAAACTGTATGCTGCCACAACaaatacttttgtttttgttgcatTAGTATGGACACTAAACGGCTAATATAGGCTAAGACATCCAACTCCAACCTAGAGACACGGCCATAATCCACATGATGTGAAATATAAATCACAACAGCCTAGAACCTATGTAAGGATGGTTCAAAAAACAAATGCCATTAATTGACACTCCTCACAATGAAAatgatctataaaaaaaaacaccaaaacacaccactttttttaattccaagTGTCAATGACAATACAGTAGCTATGATCAAGATGATAAGGTTTAAATCATGCCAAGCTTCCTAAAGGAACCTCTGCAGGAAAATAATGGAGCATGGAAACAAATAAATACACAtatagcataaaaaaaaaaaaaagtaatagctatagttatgtaaaaaaaagtaattctatctaatatatatatatatattttttctaatttaaatctGTAAGTTGTAAcacaagtttaaatttttaattagacCAATACTAGACCACATGTGTGACCTTGAACAGTGGCTTGTGGGAAAATTCTTAAGCATGACTCATGCGTTGAGAACTAAAACTGGCTGCAAATTAAGTACAAGCTTTGCTTTCAAATCACTGATACAAAAATTTGGGAAGCCACCATTCCATCTTTTGACTAATATGTTACTGAGTTAGTTCCAAAAGACCATTGTGTAGACACTTGATTTTGTACCGATAATTTAAATAAGGAAGATGGCTCGAATAaccattcatatacccaaaattcatgattgcattacatgcattaattcattcattgcatatcataaaaatgatctcgAGATTCTATCAAACGCAACGGTATGCTGGATTTCCAAATCGGACcgtcggattgaaagatatcgcatgatcaagtttgcacggtctatatgcattttgtttgggtggaacTGACtacgcatgattaatttaaattaattctgattggttaagcaattaaatttaattaaataattttgtgattgattgttaGTTAGTGTAAAAAATAAGCTTGCATGCATGGGAATAAAGAGGATAATcagataaaaacaaaattgtggataatcaagactttttggagtatttatctacaagatgaTTATTGCTGAAAAGGCCTGAATTATCAGAAAATGAGTTTAATTTCTAGAATATGGATTAAAAACGCGTCTAAGTGCAAGTCCAGCtcaaaaaacctcaaaacaggagtccaaaatggaccaaaactcaaacacGAGTCCGGCACCCAAGAGGGCCATTCGGCACTTTCCAAGTGCCGATTGGCACAAATGCGAGGCACAGCCCGAGGGCTTCTGGATTGAGATAAACCTtatccttttcaattttttagagataaggacgTGTCCCAGTTCGTATTATGATCATTTATCTAATTTTTCGAAGCATTCTCACCCCTATAAATAGAGGGTGCCTCTCAAAATTCAACACACTTTTTCACGCTTTCTAACCCCCCTTCTTTCTggctcttctcttcttttctattCCCTCTTATGTTAAAGACGTTCTGGAGGTTCTTGCCTTAggaatttcttttctgtatgcaaaatattttaggcttcaaagagaattgaataaatttctttgagtCCTAAAATATCCTTTCATTAAGAAGAGCACGTTCATGCAAGAGgtagtttatttctttctcctttttttttttttttttttttttttttttttttttttttttttttttttttttttttttttgttcctttctattttttgatgATGCATGAGTAGGTTTaggatgtttttattatttttgatttttgatgtaATTGCCATGTGTTgtttaaacttttctttaaatatgttcttagtaaatttttgttgtaatcTTTCTCTTGAATCTCAAAATCTGCTAATTAACAAAGAtctctttaaattaaaaacttatctGAATTTTTCAGATatgattttctaaattaagaactgatctgtattttcattaaatatagatctaatttttttttacacataaaaactgatctgtattttcattaaataaaaatctaattttttttacacacaaaactaatctatattattattaaatacagatctgatttttttaaacaCACAAAACTAATCTGAActtttcagatctaattttttttacatataaaaacagatttgtattttcattaaatacaaatctgattttttttacacacaaaactgatctgtatattcattaaatacaaatttgatttttttttttttaaaaaaaaaaacataaaactggtttgtattttctttaaatacagatttgatttttgttaaagaaaattttctttgtcacaaaatagcagattttgaaatttaaaagaagaagtCAAAAGTTGAGATGATTTtttgttaggttttgagtttgtaatgttggcaaaccatgacaaaacatgacaaaaactaagtcttattagtttagaatggtctacattgaagcccaagacaaaaaactcaagtttgggATAAAAACTAATGAGTTACAACCTGGTtggttcgatcaatcgaaagacAGATTCGATTGATCCAAAATTGCATATCAACAAAATTAGCAAATGTAAAAAGGCCATAACTTATTCATTTGAAGCCCAAATCGCAAGCCAttttttccagtatttaaaggacattataagctaaccctaggtggggttttgagatttttttagagagattagagtacatcttgtgcctcttttgtagatctagggttttgtacccaaaagctctcttatgtcttctaccgatgttattccttgaagaatctcaagatctagtattgtagaagttgctgccttctcttgtcatcaaaggtgttgatgatctaaaccttcaagggtggtcttggagtcacaaacaggagagtttgtgttgctaaacctttgagtgggatctcaaagtcacaaacgggggtgtttgtgttttgcaaaggccaaagaaagaaggagtccgtggatttagaacttgcacgtggtcgtgtcagtaagttttactggtgggtagtaataagaagtcgagtgtgggagcttgtaagtcttattgtatgaacttcgattctttctagtagatttgctttttaccttgaggatagctaggttaaatcctccccaagttttttaccggtttggttttcctaggttatcatatcgttgtgttatttatttttccgctgctttgcatgatatgattgtttgattgtgataacctagatttggaatttggactaagtaacaacttgactaattatctaggttaatccaattgtttttaagggatctaaaaaccAACATTTTTTATTGATGCATGTAACATAGATTTATCTCATGAGTGCAGTTCCTCTTCTAAAAatgtctttttcttattttattcataaaaaacagatttgattttttttttctctctacaagTTTAGATTTTCTTATTCACaaaacagatctaatttttcttaataaaaatcaCCGTTTTTAACATTGCTCCAAAACAGATCtgatattttttaacaaaaaccttgttctttctttatataaaaacagatctaattttctttacaaaactaattttttttatttgcgcAAAAACagatttggtttcttttttaatgaatcaaatcaattttctttatttacaaaaacaaatctgattttttttttttctaaaaaagaagaTACATTCATAAGATAGATTTATGTGAGTTAATTTTGGTTAAGTGTGTCATgtatgttcaacatatcattcacaTCATGCAAAAAGGTTATAttggtcattagagtctagaagactagactCTGTTTGGGCGaaatgggtgcctaacatcttCCCATTCTGTAACCTAACCTCTGAACTTAGTTCTTTTAGATAGGTAGACCTGTGccttgtctttctttttttatctttgggtagattgtaactTGGACTCAAAGCCTTGTAAGGTTTAATTTACCAAAGTTGTACTTTTCCTTATTTAATCAATGACAATGAACTATTTCGATcatgtattttatatttagttttttcttatttttttgcataaaaaataagtagcgactccacaccacttacccaaaaagagaggttcTCTTAAaagcacccaaatctctttttttgagagTAACCTTTGTGGTCTCTcatagtggcgactccactaggTATGTCGAGGGCTAAGTTTTGTGTTAGACTTAAGTGACCAACAATATACCCTTGTCTTTTGCATGATTTTGCatgatattgttgtttgtttgtttatttatgtcttGAGATGtttgtatgatattttgttcGTGTTgccatgtttgtttgtttgtttgttaagaGCTTTCTCTAACTGTCATATTGTGTgccatcaaaacaacaaatatgtATGCACCCCTTTCAACAATATggtggtagtaaccatggatcaccGGTCTTCATTAGATTTGGGTACCCAATGGTGAACTCCCCAACTCATAGCCCAAAGTCACTGGATCATTTCTTGTTGACTATAAAGGACAGACCATGTCGTTCAAACCAACgcaatgttcattacattacaaggTAGGAGGTGTATCGTCCTAGCTATGGGaaacaataaaacaacaaacccaccctacAATTTAATGACTTAGAACCTACCCTTAGGCCTGTCCATGTTAAAATTGCATTAcatgttgtgtgtgtttgttttgcttgGTTGGTTGATGTAGATGGTGACCTAGCTTTAATTGACCCAAGAGAGCCTGTtcttagagaaagagagagagaagggagaaTTTGGTCAAGATCAGAGGGAAGACTCCAAAGAGAATCCAAGGACGACACTCAAGCTAGCAGTTCCAATTCCAAGCCCATCACGGTACTGAATCCTATGAGCATAGAAGACACTTCACTGCA is a genomic window of Quercus lobata isolate SW786 chromosome 2, ValleyOak3.0 Primary Assembly, whole genome shotgun sequence containing:
- the LOC115968173 gene encoding receptor-like protein EIX2, giving the protein MALIMGIRSHKLLFAIFTLLLLLKPALGFISKVGDDNVWCIERERQALLEFKESLIDNTNMLSSWGSEDAKKNCCSWEGVHCNNQTGHVLELHLDFYGLRGKISPSLIELHHLTYLGLSGNDFNNSQIPKFIGSLSNLKRLDLNGANLSGPIPFQLGNLSHLQYLDLSWNNLKLVQNLEWLSHLVSIEHLDLSNLNLSVANDWLKVVSGLPNLSELWLYNCSLPLATTSPLLHINSSKSLTYLDLSNNPCINSSIFSWLLNSSTNLAYVDLSSNQLQGSIPNVFSDMNSLERLYLHDNQFEGGIPKSLGDICTLHLLYLSSNNLNGQVLEFFHNLQGCTKDSLESLHLGGNQIKGPMPKFAKFPSLRELDLSNNKFYGSVAEKIETLYKLEFLDLRSNMLEGVISEALLSNFPNLYYLQLSSNSFTSNFSFDWIPPFQLNDLYLRSCKLGPHFPNWIKTQKNLIFLDLSNTRISDTIPTWFWNMPFELHYLNLSQNEIKGRLPNIYNIFSNLAILDFSSNRFEGPLPAVSSNLTSLNLSKNKFSGLNSFMCSITGGMMHLDLSSNNLSEEIPDCFMHWQELEILNLAHNKLFGEIPRSIGSLMRLIALDLSNNSLSGELPGSLQNSTMLRFMNLRENKLSGRIPAWIGETMSSLIILSLRSNKFHGSIGLQICLLIHIKYLDLSQNNISGTIPHCLNNFTAMAHKISDVMTDKYSTWNGPEYSFYTDYGKYSDNSLNIIVGWKGNVYEYGKNFGEMRSIDLANNKLTGNIPEGISSLIELKALNLSGNMLTGIIPKNIGKLEQLESLDLSRNRFSGSLPASMVGLHYLGYLDLSYNKLSGRIPTGTQIQSFNPSKFMGNAGLCGPPLIEKCPEDVTSNVGGSKNHQEDQDGGSKNHQGDQDEFWKCLYVGTGFGFAAGFWGVCVSLILNRSWRHAYFLMLINLKDWLYVTIVVHTKILLKMFHN